A stretch of Helicobacter pylori DNA encodes these proteins:
- a CDS encoding prohibitin family protein: MPIDLNEHLKKKNPQRENPTPNTPNNGGRFIPPSNSFNSKKLSVLIVIVLLGVIAFLAKPFEVISSGEIGIKITAGKYEPTPLQPGIHFFVPIIQDILIVDTRIRNINFSRTEDMGVAGKNQGIFRNDAINVMDSRGLTVSIELTVQYRLNPQTTPQTIATYGLSWEQKIINPVVRDVVRSVVGRYPAEDLPIKRNEIAALINSGINKEVSKLPNTPVELSSIQLREIVLPAKIKEQIEKVQIARQESERVKYEVERSKQEAQKQAALAKGEADANRIKAQGVADAIVIEAKAKSQANLSISQSLSDKLLRLRQIEVQGQFNEALKTNNNAQIMLTPGGAVPNIWIDTKSKVKSSIAETKEP; the protein is encoded by the coding sequence ATGCCCATTGATTTGAACGAACATTTAAAAAAGAAAAATCCTCAAAGAGAAAACCCCACGCCCAACACACCTAATAATGGGGGGCGTTTCATCCCGCCGTCTAACTCTTTTAATTCCAAAAAACTATCGGTTTTGATTGTCATTGTCCTTTTGGGCGTTATCGCTTTTTTGGCCAAGCCTTTTGAAGTGATTAGCTCAGGAGAAATTGGTATTAAAATTACCGCCGGGAAATACGAACCCACCCCCTTACAGCCAGGAATCCACTTTTTTGTGCCTATCATTCAAGACATTCTTATTGTGGATACAAGGATCAGAAATATCAATTTTTCACGCACCGAAGACATGGGCGTGGCGGGTAAAAACCAAGGGATTTTTAGAAACGACGCTATTAATGTGATGGATAGTAGGGGTTTGACCGTTTCTATTGAACTCACCGTGCAATACCGCCTAAACCCCCAAACCACCCCCCAAACGATCGCTACTTATGGCTTGTCTTGGGAGCAAAAGATCATCAACCCTGTGGTGCGCGATGTGGTGCGATCTGTCGTGGGGCGCTATCCGGCTGAAGATTTACCCATTAAGCGCAACGAGATTGCCGCTCTTATCAATAGCGGTATCAATAAAGAAGTTTCTAAGCTCCCCAACACCCCTGTGGAATTAAGCTCTATCCAATTGAGAGAAATCGTCTTACCCGCTAAGATCAAAGAACAAATTGAAAAAGTCCAAATCGCGCGCCAAGAATCAGAAAGGGTAAAATACGAGGTGGAACGATCCAAGCAAGAAGCTCAAAAACAAGCCGCTCTGGCTAAAGGGGAAGCGGACGCTAACAGGATTAAGGCTCAAGGCGTGGCGGATGCGATCGTGATTGAAGCTAAAGCGAAATCTCAAGCCAATTTAAGCATTTCGCAAAGCTTGAGCGACAAGCTTTTAAGGCTGCGCCAAATTGAAGTTCAAGGCCAGTTTAATGAAGCGTTAAAAACGAACAACAACGCTCAAATCATGCTCACTCCAGGTGGGGCTGTGCCTAATATTTGGATTGACACTAAAAGTAAGGTTAAATCTAGTATCGCTGAGACTAAAGAGCCTTAA
- a CDS encoding DUF2393 domain-containing protein — translation MASLAFIQAFLESFKGFLNQATLISVLIASVLILFCAVLLLLALLLRNRIASYIATTAFLGAFLSMPFVLKVLLTQAIYPIETRILHANPLSYSNAFSLQVGVKNHSKFSLNKCVLRLEVLKNPHNFVEEHAFKWFVKKSYEKTFKEKILPKESKVFSFFIDNYPYSKTAPYQVSLFCL, via the coding sequence ATGGCGTCTCTTGCCTTTATCCAAGCTTTTTTGGAGTCTTTTAAGGGCTTTTTAAATCAAGCGACTTTAATCAGCGTTTTAATAGCGAGCGTTTTAATCCTTTTTTGCGCGGTTTTGCTCCTTTTGGCTCTGCTTTTAAGAAACCGCATAGCTAGCTATATAGCAACAACAGCTTTTTTGGGTGCGTTTTTAAGCATGCCTTTTGTTTTGAAGGTTTTACTCACTCAAGCGATTTACCCCATAGAAACACGCATCTTGCACGCTAACCCTTTAAGTTATAGCAACGCCTTTTCTTTGCAAGTGGGAGTCAAAAACCATTCCAAATTCAGTCTAAACAAATGCGTTTTACGCCTAGAAGTCCTTAAAAACCCTCACAATTTTGTAGAAGAGCATGCTTTTAAATGGTTTGTCAAAAAAAGCTATGAAAAAACCTTTAAAGAAAAGATTTTACCCAAAGAATCTAAGGTCTTTTCATTCTTTATTGACAACTACCCTTATTCAAAAACAGCCCCTTATCAAGTTTCTTTGTTTTGTTTGTAG
- the nikE gene encoding nickel ABC transporter ATP-binding protein NikE, which translates to MLEIKNLNCVLNAHFSLQNINISLNPSERVAIVGESGSGKSSIANLIMRLNPRFKPHNGEVLFETTNLLKESEEFMQHLRGNIIAYIAQDPLSSLNPLHKIGKQMSEAYFLHHKNASQTLLKEQVLNAMKQVQLDEKFLDRYPYELSGGQRQRVCIAMGIINAPKLLICDEPTTALDAQIQNQILDLLKQLSVEKNIALLFISHDLKAVKRLADRVYVLKKGEIVETNLTKDLFNDPKHEYSKLLIQASNLPAKNLKALDETLLEVKDFSVYYLQKRFFRPSLKKPLIASVNFSLKAKENIGIIGESGSGKSSLALGLLKLALNSGEEKILGQSVGLLSSKAFKPYRKILQMVFQDPYASLNPRLSIQSILIEALCFAYPKASKEEWHHLAELCLEEVCLNPELLNFYAYELSGGERQRVAIARAIALKPKIILLDEPTSALDKSIQKSVLELLLNLQEKQDLSYLFISHDLDVIKAFCDKVLVISEGKVVEMGAIEEVFENPKHAYTKRLLESRL; encoded by the coding sequence ATGCTAGAAATCAAAAATTTAAACTGCGTTTTGAATGCGCATTTTTCGCTCCAAAACATCAATATTTCGTTAAATCCTAGCGAAAGGGTGGCGATCGTGGGCGAGAGCGGGAGCGGGAAAAGCTCTATCGCTAATCTCATCATGCGTTTAAACCCCAGATTCAAACCCCATAATGGCGAAGTGCTGTTTGAAACAACCAACCTTTTAAAAGAAAGCGAAGAATTTATGCAACATTTAAGGGGAAATATTATCGCTTATATCGCTCAAGACCCCCTATCCAGCCTAAACCCCTTGCATAAAATCGGCAAACAAATGAGTGAAGCCTATTTTTTACACCATAAAAACGCTTCTCAAACGCTCCTTAAAGAACAAGTTTTAAACGCCATGAAACAAGTCCAATTAGATGAAAAATTTTTGGATCGTTACCCTTATGAGTTGAGCGGAGGGCAGCGCCAAAGGGTGTGTATCGCTATGGGTATTATTAATGCGCCCAAACTGCTCATTTGCGATGAGCCTACCACCGCGCTAGATGCGCAAATCCAAAACCAGATTTTAGACTTGCTCAAGCAATTGAGCGTGGAAAAAAACATCGCCCTTTTATTCATTAGCCATGATTTAAAAGCGGTCAAACGCTTGGCTGATAGGGTTTATGTGCTAAAAAAAGGCGAGATAGTAGAAACCAATTTGACTAAAGATCTTTTTAATGACCCTAAGCACGAATATTCAAAACTCTTGATTCAGGCCTCAAACTTGCCCGCTAAAAATTTAAAAGCGTTAGACGAGACGCTTTTAGAGGTAAAAGATTTTAGCGTTTATTACTTGCAAAAACGCTTTTTCAGGCCTTCTCTAAAAAAACCCCTTATCGCATCAGTGAATTTTTCCCTCAAAGCCAAAGAAAACATCGGCATCATTGGCGAAAGCGGGAGCGGGAAAAGCTCTTTAGCGTTAGGGCTTTTAAAACTCGCTTTAAATAGCGGAGAAGAAAAGATTTTAGGCCAAAGCGTGGGGCTTTTAAGTTCTAAAGCGTTCAAACCCTACCGCAAGATCTTGCAAATGGTGTTTCAAGACCCTTACGCTTCATTAAACCCTCGCTTAAGCATTCAAAGCATTTTAATAGAAGCTTTGTGCTTTGCTTACCCTAAAGCTTCCAAAGAAGAATGGCATCATTTAGCTGAACTTTGTTTAGAAGAAGTGTGTTTAAACCCTGAATTGCTTAACTTTTACGCTTATGAGCTCAGTGGAGGGGAACGCCAAAGAGTAGCGATCGCTAGAGCGATTGCCTTAAAACCTAAAATCATTCTTTTAGATGAGCCCACTTCTGCTTTAGACAAAAGCATTCAAAAAAGCGTGTTAGAATTGTTGTTAAATTTACAAGAAAAGCAGGATTTGAGCTATTTGTTTATCAGCCATGATTTAGACGTGATCAAAGCGTTTTGCGATAAGGTGTTAGTGATAAGTGAGGGGAAAGTCGTAGAAATGGGCGCTATTGAAGAGGTGTTTGAAAACCCCAAACACGCTTATACGAAGCGTTTGTTAGAATCCAGGCTTTAA
- a CDS encoding DEAD/DEAH box helicase, with protein sequence MELNQPPLPTEIDDDAYHKPSFNDLGLKESVLKSVYEAGFTSPSPIQERAIPAVLQGRDVIAQAQTGTGKTAAFALPIINNLKNNHTIEALVITPTRELAMQISDEIFKLGKHTRTKTVCVYGGQSVKKQCEFIKKNPQVMIATPGRLLDHLKNERIHKFVPKVVVLDESDEMLDMGFLDDIEEIFDYLPSEAQILLFSATMPEPIKRLADKILENPIKIHIAPSNITNTDITQRFYVINEHERAEAIMRLLDTQAPKKSIVFTRTKKEADELHQFLASKNYKSTALHGDMDQRDRRASIMAFKKNDADVLVATDVASRGLDISGVSHVFNYHLPLNTESYIHRIGRTGRAGKKGMAITLVTPLEYKELLRMQKEIDSEIELFEIPTINENQIIKTLHDAKVSEGIISLYEQLTEIFEPSQLVLKLLSLQFETSKIGLNQQEIDAIQNPKEKTPKPSHKKTHQHEPAHSFKKGQHRDKHPKTNRYSKKPKRR encoded by the coding sequence ATGGAATTGAATCAACCACCACTTCCTACAGAAATTGATGATGACGCTTATCATAAGCCTAGTTTTAATGATTTGGGCTTAAAAGAATCGGTTTTAAAATCCGTTTATGAAGCCGGTTTCACTTCCCCAAGCCCCATTCAAGAAAGGGCCATTCCGGCTGTTTTGCAAGGCCGAGATGTCATCGCGCAAGCCCAAACAGGCACAGGAAAAACCGCCGCTTTCGCTCTGCCCATTATCAACAACCTTAAAAACAACCACACCATAGAGGCCTTAGTGATCACGCCCACTAGAGAATTAGCCATGCAAATTAGCGATGAGATTTTTAAATTGGGCAAACACACCAGGACTAAAACCGTGTGCGTGTATGGAGGTCAGAGCGTTAAAAAACAATGCGAATTCATTAAGAAAAACCCCCAAGTGATGATCGCTACACCAGGAAGGCTGTTGGATCATTTAAAGAATGAGCGCATCCATAAATTTGTGCCTAAAGTGGTCGTGTTAGATGAAAGCGATGAAATGTTGGATATGGGGTTTTTAGACGATATTGAAGAGATTTTTGACTACCTCCCTAGCGAAGCGCAGATTTTGCTTTTTTCAGCCACGATGCCAGAGCCGATTAAAAGACTAGCGGATAAGATTTTAGAAAACCCTATTAAAATCCATATCGCTCCTTCTAATATCACTAACACCGACATCACCCAACGCTTTTATGTGATCAACGAGCATGAGAGGGCCGAAGCGATCATGCGCCTTTTAGACACCCAAGCACCCAAAAAGAGCATTGTTTTCACGCGCACCAAAAAAGAAGCCGATGAATTGCACCAATTCCTTGCTTCTAAAAATTACAAAAGCACCGCCTTGCATGGGGATATGGATCAAAGGGATCGGCGTGCTTCTATCATGGCGTTTAAAAAAAATGACGCTGATGTGTTAGTGGCTACGGATGTGGCGAGCCGTGGGCTTGATATTAGCGGTGTAAGCCATGTGTTTAATTACCACTTGCCCCTAAACACTGAGAGCTATATCCATCGCATCGGGAGAACCGGGCGAGCGGGCAAAAAAGGCATGGCGATCACTTTAGTAACCCCTTTAGAATACAAAGAGCTTTTACGCATGCAAAAAGAAATTGATTCAGAGATTGAACTTTTTGAAATCCCCACCATTAACGAAAATCAGATCATCAAAACCTTGCATGACGCTAAAGTGTCTGAAGGGATCATCAGCCTTTATGAACAGCTTACCGAAATTTTTGAGCCGTCTCAATTGGTTTTAAAACTTTTGAGTTTGCAGTTTGAAACCAGCAAAATCGGCTTGAACCAGCAAGAAATTGATGCGATTCAAAACCCTAAAGAAAAAACGCCAAAACCCTCTCACAAAAAAACGCACCAGCACGAGCCAGCGCACTCTTTTAAAAAGGGTCAGCACAGAGACAAACACCCCAAAACGAATCGTTATTCTAAAAAACCCAAACGCCGTTAA
- a CDS encoding ABC transporter permease: protein MSVSSLFKMRILSFKKNKRAVFSLYLFIALLALSLLAPLWVNDRPLFIYKDNKAYFPMFKNYAEVEFGGDFFTPTDYNDPYVKNTLLKDAFIIHALIPYSYDTIIMDLDSPAPTPPSFKHLLGTDDQARDVLARLVYGYRVSLVFGILLTLFSVLIGVSLGAFQGYYGGLVDLVGQRLSEIWSAIPMLFLLIVISSAFNSNFWIILFLVLLFSWMGLSQVVRTEFLKARNMDYTKAARALGVNDLKIIFYHVLPNALVATITYVPFLMAASISTLVSLDFLGFGMPIGSASLGELVNQGKDNLTTPHLAIVAFVAISLLLSVLVFIGEGVRDAFNANMLK from the coding sequence TTGAGCGTGAGCAGTTTGTTTAAAATGCGTATTCTTAGTTTTAAAAAGAATAAGCGGGCGGTGTTTTCACTCTATCTTTTTATCGCTTTATTAGCGCTTTCTCTTTTAGCCCCCTTGTGGGTCAATGATCGCCCTTTATTCATCTATAAAGACAATAAAGCGTATTTCCCCATGTTTAAAAATTATGCGGAAGTGGAGTTTGGAGGCGATTTTTTCACCCCTACGGACTATAACGATCCTTATGTGAAGAACACGCTTTTAAAAGACGCTTTCATCATCCATGCGCTCATCCCTTATAGCTACGATACAATCATTATGGATTTAGACTCGCCTGCCCCCACCCCCCCAAGCTTCAAACACCTTTTAGGCACAGACGATCAAGCCAGAGACGTGTTAGCCAGGCTGGTTTATGGCTATCGGGTTTCGTTAGTGTTTGGGATTTTACTCACCCTTTTTAGCGTTCTTATTGGCGTGAGTTTGGGGGCGTTTCAGGGGTATTATGGAGGGCTAGTGGATTTAGTGGGGCAAAGGTTGAGCGAGATTTGGAGCGCGATTCCTATGCTTTTTTTACTCATTGTGATTTCTAGCGCATTTAATTCCAATTTTTGGATCATCTTGTTTTTAGTCTTGCTCTTTAGCTGGATGGGGCTTTCTCAAGTCGTGCGCACGGAATTTTTAAAAGCAAGGAATATGGACTACACTAAAGCCGCTAGAGCGCTTGGGGTGAATGATTTAAAAATCATTTTCTACCATGTTTTGCCCAACGCTTTAGTAGCGACGATCACTTATGTGCCGTTTTTAATGGCGGCCAGTATTTCTACTTTAGTGTCTTTGGATTTCTTGGGTTTTGGCATGCCCATAGGGAGCGCGAGTTTGGGCGAATTAGTCAATCAAGGCAAGGATAATCTCACCACGCCCCATTTGGCCATCGTTGCGTTTGTAGCCATTAGCTTGTTGCTTTCTGTTTTGGTGTTCATTGGCGAAGGGGTGCGCGATGCTTTCAACGCTAACATGCTCAAATAA